The Virgibacillus dokdonensis genome includes a window with the following:
- a CDS encoding MIP/aquaporin family protein yields MAESEFLAELIGTMILIILGGGVVGGVTLKSSKAEGSGWVVITIAWGLAVAFGVYAVGNYSPAHINPAVTIGFASIGEFPWSKVPMYVTAQIIGAIIGAAVVFINYLPHWRKTKDQATKLGVFATGPAIRSPLANLLSEMVGTFVLVLGLLFIGANEFTEGLNPIIVGVLIIAIGMSLGGATGYAINPARDLGPRIAHALLPIPGKGSSDWKYAWVPIVGPILGGIYGAFFYDALFIGEFTAVFWILSVVIALLIIGAVSMETKGERSAKINNHNA; encoded by the coding sequence GTGGCTGAATCAGAATTTTTAGCTGAATTAATTGGTACGATGATTCTCATTATTCTTGGTGGTGGTGTTGTTGGTGGTGTGACTTTAAAGTCATCCAAAGCGGAAGGATCTGGGTGGGTCGTTATTACGATTGCCTGGGGATTGGCAGTTGCCTTTGGGGTTTATGCAGTCGGGAACTACTCTCCTGCACACATTAACCCTGCTGTTACGATAGGTTTCGCATCTATTGGAGAATTCCCATGGTCTAAAGTACCGATGTATGTAACGGCGCAAATCATAGGGGCAATTATTGGTGCGGCGGTCGTTTTTATTAATTATTTACCCCATTGGAGAAAAACAAAGGATCAAGCTACGAAGCTAGGCGTTTTTGCTACTGGACCAGCAATTCGCAGTCCGCTTGCAAACTTATTGAGTGAAATGGTTGGTACATTTGTGCTCGTTTTAGGGCTTTTGTTTATTGGAGCAAATGAATTTACAGAAGGTTTAAATCCGATTATAGTTGGGGTATTGATTATAGCAATAGGTATGTCATTAGGTGGGGCAACGGGTTACGCTATTAACCCTGCTCGTGACTTAGGGCCACGTATTGCTCATGCCTTACTTCCGATTCCGGGGAAAGGTTCTTCCGATTGGAAATATGCTTGGGTTCCGATCGTAGGTCCAATCTTAGGTGGAATATATGGAGCATTTTTTTACGATGCACTATTTATCGGTGAATTCACTGCTGTTTTCTGGATATTAAGTGTTGTTATTGCATTACTTATAATAGGGGCAGTTAGCATGGAGACGAAGGGAGAGCGTTCTGCTAAAATAAATAATCATAACGCTTAG
- a CDS encoding penicillin acylase family protein, with translation MEEKTIKQTRKKTKLTIIIFGMITLILVIAFFVVTVYLDRLVEKTEGSIQLSVLKQKVDVITDANGVPKIQAQNEHDLYAAQGYVQAQYRLFQMEMSRRQASGTISEVAGEAAVDQDKYFRTLGLRRAAEKSYDLYSDEAKEVLEAFAKGVNAYMQQAKEDNTLPIEFKLMGFEPEKWTPLDSLTIGKYMAFDLGGHWEQQAFNYYLLQQFGEEKAYELFPSYPQEKPVIMKEKYVSVKDKLSQAIIPPAFNGSNNWVVSGEKTASGFPMLANDPHLGLATPSIWIQMQLQTETQQVSGVIFAGVPGIILGHNEQIAWGVTNTGPDVQQLYLEKRKPYSKATFLFEGEWEKASIIQEPIAVKDGATIDYEVVETRHGPVISEFVEDSGEENVLSLKWTALEATTELEAILQINKAKNWESFEKGLEKFLAPAQNFVFASKSGTIAYKANGNIPVYENGKDALLPLPGWQRENEWRGYIPFDELPIMINPEKGYIATANNKITTEDYPYHISNVWAQPYRYERIAEVLESVEEITVQGMQDLQMDSFNMQAKELTPSFLQLLEGGKLSKQATEALCLLDEWDYKDDASASQPLLFHHWHKNIEKTIYQEIPDSMLDLFKGKGHSTDTLLRKAIKGEPSAWLETYGGLQQVLLDSLQQSITELEEKYGETISEWKWGDYHRVYFEHPLSNVHPVLEYIFNQEGPIPVDGSSVTPMAASFEEETGIVDHGASWRFVIDMATPSKGYHIVSPGQSGHVKSRLYQDQLPDWVKGNYHTTYLDSMTGEQLTLYP, from the coding sequence ATGGAGGAAAAGACCATAAAACAAACAAGAAAGAAAACGAAATTAACAATCATTATTTTTGGAATGATAACACTCATTTTAGTAATCGCTTTTTTTGTTGTTACTGTTTACTTGGATCGCTTGGTTGAAAAAACAGAGGGAAGCATTCAGCTTTCCGTTTTAAAGCAGAAGGTGGACGTGATCACGGATGCTAATGGCGTGCCAAAGATACAGGCGCAAAATGAACATGATTTATATGCAGCACAAGGGTATGTCCAAGCACAATATCGGTTATTTCAAATGGAAATGTCCCGCAGACAGGCATCCGGTACGATCAGTGAGGTAGCAGGCGAGGCAGCTGTTGATCAAGATAAATATTTTCGTACATTAGGACTAAGAAGAGCAGCTGAGAAATCTTACGACCTTTACAGCGATGAAGCAAAAGAAGTATTAGAGGCGTTTGCCAAAGGGGTCAATGCCTATATGCAACAAGCGAAGGAAGATAATACGCTACCAATTGAATTTAAATTAATGGGCTTTGAACCAGAAAAATGGACACCACTAGACTCATTAACTATTGGTAAATACATGGCATTTGATTTGGGTGGTCACTGGGAGCAGCAAGCGTTCAATTACTATTTACTACAACAATTTGGAGAAGAAAAAGCATACGAGTTATTTCCATCTTATCCTCAAGAAAAGCCTGTTATTATGAAAGAAAAATATGTTTCTGTAAAAGATAAACTATCTCAAGCAATTATTCCGCCAGCATTTAATGGGAGCAATAATTGGGTCGTTTCTGGTGAGAAAACAGCTTCTGGATTCCCTATGTTAGCAAATGATCCACATTTGGGCTTAGCGACTCCATCTATCTGGATTCAAATGCAGTTGCAAACCGAAACGCAACAAGTAAGCGGTGTTATTTTTGCAGGAGTTCCAGGAATTATATTAGGTCATAATGAACAAATTGCGTGGGGAGTAACCAACACAGGACCAGATGTGCAACAATTATACCTTGAAAAAAGAAAGCCTTATTCTAAAGCGACGTTTTTATTTGAAGGGGAGTGGGAAAAAGCAAGTATTATTCAGGAACCGATTGCTGTGAAAGACGGAGCAACGATTGATTATGAAGTAGTCGAAACAAGGCATGGTCCTGTTATCTCCGAATTTGTTGAAGATAGTGGGGAGGAAAATGTTCTGTCACTCAAGTGGACTGCATTAGAAGCAACGACGGAATTGGAGGCTATTTTACAAATAAATAAAGCGAAGAACTGGGAATCCTTTGAAAAGGGATTGGAAAAGTTCTTAGCCCCCGCACAAAATTTTGTCTTTGCTTCTAAAAGCGGAACAATAGCTTATAAGGCAAATGGAAATATTCCAGTTTATGAAAACGGAAAAGATGCCTTGCTCCCACTTCCAGGTTGGCAAAGAGAAAATGAATGGCGTGGCTATATTCCGTTTGATGAGCTTCCTATAATGATTAATCCAGAAAAAGGTTATATTGCGACTGCTAACAACAAAATAACGACAGAAGATTATCCGTACCATATAAGTAATGTATGGGCGCAACCGTATCGCTATGAACGCATTGCAGAAGTATTAGAGAGTGTGGAGGAAATAACAGTTCAAGGCATGCAGGATTTACAAATGGATAGCTTTAACATGCAAGCAAAAGAACTTACACCTTCATTTTTACAATTATTAGAAGGGGGAAAACTATCCAAACAAGCTACAGAAGCACTCTGTCTTTTAGATGAATGGGATTATAAGGATGATGCTTCTGCTAGTCAGCCATTACTATTTCATCATTGGCACAAAAATATTGAAAAGACCATTTATCAAGAAATACCAGATTCCATGTTAGATCTATTTAAAGGGAAGGGACATTCGACAGATACTTTATTAAGAAAAGCAATTAAAGGAGAACCGTCTGCATGGTTAGAAACTTATGGAGGTTTACAACAAGTTTTATTGGATTCATTACAACAGTCTATTACGGAGTTAGAAGAAAAATATGGGGAGACTATATCAGAGTGGAAATGGGGAGATTACCATCGCGTCTACTTTGAACACCCTCTTTCCAACGTTCATCCTGTTTTAGAGTATATTTTTAATCAAGAAGGTCCTATTCCAGTAGATGGAAGCAGTGTAACGCCAATGGCTGCAAGTTTTGAAGAAGAAACAGGGATTGTAGATCATGGTGCTTCTTGGCGGTTTGTAATAGATATGGCAACCCCATCAAAAGGCTACCATATCGTTTCACCTGGACAATCAGGTCACGTGAAAAGTCGGTTGTATCAGGATCAATTACCAGATTGGGTGAAGGGGAATTATCATACAACCTATTTGGATAGTATGACAGGAGAGCAATTGACACTGTACCCGTAA
- the asnB gene encoding asparagine synthase (glutamine-hydrolyzing), whose translation MCGIVGYVDFNRDVRAKEKMLEQMTDTLLHRGPDETNTWMNQHVAFGHQRLSVIDIEGGKQPMHKAKNRHTYTLIYNGELYNTDELRSDLRQKNYHFETTSDTEVLLTAYLEWQEQCVDYLNGIFAFAIWDEEKEQLFIARDRLGVKPLFFQEKNGQFIFGSELKAILAHEEVKAEIDRSGLAEIFGLGPSRTPGHGLFKNMHELRSGHALTFSKNGLKKWRYWNVNSCHHTDSMSETISKVRELCIDAVQRQLVSDVPISTFLSGGLDSSAITAIASQYFQERRKGSLTTFSVDYKGNADYFKASKFQPSMDQPFIEEMATVFQTNHHNEVISGEALASHLKKAVELRDQPGMADIDSSLLWFCQQIKKQTTVSLSGECADEIFGGYPWFHSPPTDEETGFPWMRSLSSRIDLLHPHWQEKLQLSEYVYARYQETIDETPRLDGEKEEDARRRELFYLNMHWFMAQLLDRKDRMSMGASLEVRVPYADHRLVEYVWNIPWEMKILEGKEKGILRKAMEGILPETILYRKKSPFPKTFQPAYTNAVKKWMREIVDDEDARLFEFLNKEKVEAILVSEGKEFKEPWYGQLMQGPQLIAHLCQIDYWLRTYDVKVVE comes from the coding sequence TTGTGTGGAATAGTAGGTTATGTGGATTTTAATAGAGATGTGCGGGCAAAGGAAAAAATGCTTGAACAGATGACAGACACATTGCTACATCGTGGACCGGACGAAACGAATACATGGATGAATCAACATGTTGCTTTTGGGCATCAGCGGCTTTCAGTTATTGATATTGAAGGTGGAAAGCAACCAATGCACAAAGCGAAAAACCGTCATACTTATACGCTTATATATAATGGTGAACTATATAATACGGATGAACTACGTAGCGATTTAAGGCAGAAAAACTATCATTTTGAAACGACATCTGATACCGAAGTGTTGCTTACTGCTTACTTGGAATGGCAAGAACAATGCGTCGATTATTTAAATGGAATATTTGCATTTGCAATTTGGGATGAAGAAAAAGAACAACTGTTTATAGCTCGAGATCGCTTGGGGGTTAAACCGTTATTTTTTCAAGAAAAAAATGGGCAGTTTATCTTTGGCTCCGAACTAAAAGCTATCCTAGCTCACGAAGAAGTAAAAGCGGAAATTGATCGTTCTGGTTTAGCAGAAATATTTGGTCTTGGTCCGTCTAGGACACCAGGACATGGCCTATTTAAAAATATGCATGAGCTTCGGTCAGGTCATGCATTAACTTTTTCAAAAAATGGTCTCAAGAAATGGCGCTATTGGAATGTAAACAGTTGTCATCATACAGATTCCATGTCCGAAACAATAAGTAAAGTAAGAGAGCTATGTATTGATGCAGTGCAACGGCAGCTCGTTTCTGATGTTCCTATATCCACTTTTTTATCTGGTGGTTTAGATTCGAGTGCTATCACAGCAATTGCCTCGCAATATTTTCAGGAACGAAGAAAAGGGTCTCTCACTACTTTTTCTGTAGATTATAAAGGTAATGCAGATTATTTTAAGGCAAGCAAATTTCAACCGTCCATGGATCAGCCATTTATTGAGGAGATGGCAACCGTTTTTCAAACGAATCACCATAATGAAGTGATCTCTGGGGAAGCATTAGCAAGCCATTTAAAAAAGGCTGTAGAATTACGAGATCAGCCTGGAATGGCGGATATAGATTCGTCATTACTCTGGTTCTGTCAACAGATTAAAAAGCAAACGACAGTGAGCTTATCAGGAGAATGTGCCGATGAAATATTTGGAGGATATCCATGGTTTCATTCCCCACCGACGGATGAAGAAACAGGTTTTCCATGGATGCGATCTTTGTCATCACGTATTGATTTACTTCATCCTCACTGGCAGGAGAAGTTACAGCTCTCAGAATATGTGTATGCGCGTTATCAGGAAACAATCGATGAAACACCACGCCTTGATGGAGAAAAAGAGGAGGATGCACGTAGAAGAGAGCTGTTTTATTTAAATATGCATTGGTTTATGGCTCAGTTATTGGATCGAAAAGATCGGATGAGTATGGGAGCGAGTTTAGAAGTTCGTGTGCCTTATGCGGATCATCGTTTAGTAGAGTACGTGTGGAATATACCATGGGAAATGAAGATACTTGAAGGGAAAGAAAAAGGTATTTTACGAAAAGCAATGGAAGGCATTCTACCAGAGACCATCCTTTACCGTAAAAAAAGCCCTTTTCCAAAAACATTTCAACCAGCGTATACAAATGCAGTGAAAAAATGGATGCGGGAAATAGTAGACGATGAGGATGCTCGATTATTTGAGTTCTTAAATAAGGAAAAAGTAGAGGCTATTTTAGTAAGCGAGGGGAAAGAATTTAAAGAACCGTGGTATGGACAATTAATGCAAGGACCGCAACTCATTGCTCATCTTTGCCAGATAGATTACTGGTTGAGAACGTATGATGTCAAGGTGGTGGAGTAA
- the opp4A gene encoding oligopeptide ABC transporter substrate-binding protein: protein MKGSRWRILLYALLLGLVLTLAACGGDDESKSDKSGDKKSGKDGDQIYSIEDFNVETKNEGEAMDGGHLKFGVVTDTAFEGLLNFNFYSGAYDVEFIKWFDESLLSADETHNFTQDGAATFEVDDSGKVFTFTIRDNVNWHDGEPVTAEDWAYAYEVIGHPDYPGVRYGDDFTVIEGMEEYHNGKADSISGIEVVDEKTMKITYKEASPSLLSGGIWSYALPKHVFQDIPIAEMEKSDAVRKEPIGMGPYKVKSITPGEAVVYTKNEDYWQGEPKLDEVTVKVVNPKTVVQALESGEVDTVHEFPTDQYPDNADMSNVEFIGNVDMAYSYIGFKLGTWDKEKKEVKPDPNKKMADVNLRKAMGHAIDNEAVGKQFYNGLRWNATTLIPPSHPDFHDQDNLGIEYNPEQAKKLLDEAGYKDTDGDGMRENPDGEDLVINFASMSGGETAEPVANYYIQSWKKVGLNVQLLDGRLQEFNSFYDRIGQSGDDDPKVDVYAAGWGVATDVNPAGLYGRDALFNFSRYASEENDQLLEQGVSRDAMDLEYRQKVYKEWQELMVEEVPVIPTNYRAKLVPVNKRVLNYSVAHNWGNYYEIAVTQEEPVKAE, encoded by the coding sequence ATGAAAGGAAGTCGTTGGCGTATTTTATTATACGCACTCTTGCTAGGTTTAGTACTTACACTGGCTGCCTGTGGCGGAGATGACGAGAGTAAGTCAGATAAATCGGGCGATAAGAAGTCTGGAAAAGATGGAGATCAAATTTACTCGATTGAAGATTTTAATGTAGAAACGAAAAATGAAGGCGAAGCGATGGATGGCGGGCACTTGAAATTTGGTGTCGTCACAGATACAGCTTTCGAAGGGCTGTTAAATTTTAACTTCTACTCAGGAGCTTATGATGTTGAGTTTATTAAATGGTTTGATGAATCTTTATTATCTGCGGATGAAACGCATAATTTCACCCAAGATGGTGCTGCCACATTTGAAGTAGATGATAGTGGTAAGGTGTTTACGTTTACGATTCGTGATAATGTAAATTGGCATGATGGGGAGCCTGTAACTGCTGAAGACTGGGCATATGCTTATGAAGTTATCGGTCACCCTGATTATCCTGGTGTTCGTTATGGCGATGATTTTACAGTTATTGAAGGTATGGAGGAATATCATAACGGAAAAGCTGATTCTATTTCTGGTATTGAAGTGGTAGATGAGAAAACGATGAAAATTACGTACAAAGAAGCATCCCCTTCTTTATTAAGCGGTGGAATTTGGTCTTACGCTTTACCAAAGCATGTTTTTCAAGATATCCCTATAGCGGAAATGGAAAAGTCTGACGCTGTCAGAAAAGAACCAATCGGCATGGGACCATATAAAGTAAAAAGTATTACACCAGGAGAAGCTGTCGTATACACAAAAAATGAAGATTATTGGCAAGGTGAACCAAAGTTAGATGAAGTTACAGTTAAAGTCGTGAATCCGAAAACAGTTGTACAAGCTTTAGAATCGGGAGAAGTAGATACGGTTCATGAATTTCCTACAGATCAATATCCAGACAATGCGGATATGTCTAATGTAGAATTTATAGGGAATGTGGACATGGCTTATTCTTATATCGGCTTCAAATTAGGAACTTGGGATAAAGAGAAGAAAGAAGTAAAACCGGATCCAAATAAGAAAATGGCGGATGTGAATTTACGTAAAGCAATGGGACACGCCATTGATAATGAAGCTGTAGGGAAGCAATTTTACAATGGCTTACGCTGGAATGCGACAACATTAATTCCACCATCACATCCAGATTTCCATGATCAAGACAATCTTGGAATCGAATATAATCCAGAACAAGCAAAGAAACTGTTAGATGAAGCAGGATATAAGGATACCGATGGAGACGGAATGCGTGAAAATCCTGATGGCGAAGATTTGGTGATTAATTTTGCTTCTATGTCTGGTGGAGAAACGGCTGAACCAGTTGCAAATTACTACATTCAATCTTGGAAAAAAGTTGGATTAAATGTACAACTATTAGATGGTCGTTTACAAGAGTTTAATTCATTCTATGATCGAATTGGACAAAGTGGTGACGATGATCCGAAAGTCGATGTATATGCAGCAGGATGGGGTGTGGCAACAGATGTCAACCCAGCAGGATTATATGGACGTGACGCTCTGTTTAACTTCTCTCGCTATGCAAGTGAAGAAAATGATCAACTTCTAGAGCAAGGTGTCTCTAGAGATGCTATGGATTTAGAGTACCGTCAGAAAGTGTATAAAGAATGGCAAGAATTAATGGTCGAAGAAGTTCCGGTCATTCCTACCAATTATCGCGCAAAATTAGTTCCTGTGAATAAGCGCGTATTGAATTACTCTGTAGCACATAACTGGGGTAATTACTATGAAATTGCGGTAACGCAAGAAGAACCAGTAAAAGCTGAATAA
- a CDS encoding ABC transporter permease — MEYSNVEVVEVEQEKAPSMAKVIWREIVRDKVALISFIFLIVITSLVYGVSLFLNQDEIVKVDLFAINQPPSSEFLLGTDYGGRDIFGQLIIGTRNSLSIGILVTLMTGIIGITYGLVSGYFGGTVDNIMMRIVDFFLILPFLMIVIVFVAIVPKYSIWSFSLIMTAFLWMGIARLIRSKALQERELDYAQASKTLGTPNWKIMFFQVLPNLSSLIIVTMTLNLAANIGLESGLSFLGFGFPEDTPSLGTLLGYARNPQTLELRWWIWVPAAIMVFLLMLAVRNVGEALKRATDARQRRG; from the coding sequence ATGGAATATTCAAATGTAGAAGTAGTAGAGGTAGAACAAGAAAAAGCTCCTTCTATGGCGAAAGTAATTTGGCGAGAAATTGTGCGAGATAAAGTAGCGCTTATATCTTTTATTTTTCTTATTGTTATTACAAGCCTTGTTTACGGAGTATCTTTATTTTTGAATCAAGATGAAATTGTTAAAGTAGATTTATTTGCTATTAATCAGCCACCGTCTAGTGAGTTTTTGCTAGGAACGGATTATGGGGGCAGAGATATTTTTGGACAGCTTATTATTGGGACGCGCAACTCCTTATCAATAGGTATCTTAGTGACGCTTATGACAGGGATTATCGGTATTACTTACGGGCTTGTATCTGGTTATTTTGGTGGAACAGTCGATAACATTATGATGCGTATTGTTGATTTCTTTTTAATTTTGCCATTTTTAATGATCGTTATTGTATTTGTTGCGATTGTGCCTAAATATAGTATATGGTCTTTCTCATTGATAATGACTGCATTTCTCTGGATGGGGATTGCTCGGTTAATTCGTTCAAAGGCGTTACAAGAGCGAGAACTTGATTATGCACAGGCTTCCAAAACGTTAGGAACTCCGAACTGGAAGATTATGTTTTTTCAAGTTTTGCCGAATTTAAGTTCGTTAATTATTGTGACGATGACGTTAAACTTGGCTGCGAATATCGGTTTAGAGTCTGGGTTGTCCTTTTTAGGATTCGGTTTTCCAGAAGATACCCCAAGTCTTGGAACATTACTTGGTTATGCAAGAAACCCACAAACTCTAGAATTAAGATGGTGGATTTGGGTGCCAGCAGCGATTATGGTTTTCTTATTAATGTTAGCTGTCCGAAATGTTGGCGAAGCATTGAAGCGTGCTACAGATGCAAGACAGCGCAGAGGTTAA
- the opp4B gene encoding oligopeptide ABC transporter permease, whose product MWKFIVRRLLITMPQVVLLSILVFIMAQLMPGDALSGLIDPNIDPSAIEEQREKLGLNDPWYVQYKDWVTSAIQGDLGQSFRFKMPVSELIGQRLVNTFWLSLATLIITYLIAIPLGITSGRYNDTLRDQLINGYTYIGFATPLFIFALVMLWAFGYGLGWFPTGGSVDPGLEPGSFAYIMSKVNHLLLPAIAMALITTVNTVQYLRSEIIDTKQKDFVITARAKGASESRVYRRHIFRNSLLPIAAYFGFEITGLIGGTVFIETIFSYPGMGLLFMESVLQRDYSVVTSVVLLFGIASILGALLSDIILSLVDPRIRIK is encoded by the coding sequence ATGTGGAAATTTATTGTTAGACGACTGTTAATTACGATGCCACAAGTTGTTTTGCTAAGTATATTAGTATTCATTATGGCACAACTAATGCCAGGGGATGCGTTGTCTGGTTTAATCGATCCAAATATTGATCCATCAGCAATTGAAGAGCAACGAGAGAAACTCGGGCTAAATGATCCATGGTATGTACAATATAAAGATTGGGTGACATCAGCCATTCAAGGCGACTTAGGACAATCTTTTCGCTTTAAGATGCCAGTCTCTGAGTTAATCGGCCAGCGCCTTGTAAACACATTCTGGTTATCCTTAGCGACGTTAATCATTACATATCTCATCGCCATCCCATTAGGTATTACGAGTGGACGTTACAATGATACATTGCGAGATCAATTAATTAATGGTTACACGTATATTGGTTTTGCCACGCCATTATTTATCTTTGCTTTAGTGATGTTATGGGCTTTTGGTTATGGTTTAGGTTGGTTCCCAACTGGCGGAAGTGTAGATCCGGGATTAGAACCAGGATCATTTGCGTATATTATGAGTAAAGTTAATCACTTATTGCTACCAGCGATAGCGATGGCATTAATTACTACCGTAAATACGGTGCAGTATTTGCGTAGTGAAATCATTGATACAAAACAGAAAGACTTTGTCATTACGGCAAGAGCAAAAGGTGCTTCTGAATCACGCGTTTATCGTCGACATATTTTCCGCAATTCCTTATTACCAATTGCTGCTTATTTCGGTTTTGAAATTACGGGACTTATTGGCGGGACCGTTTTTATTGAAACAATTTTCAGCTATCCAGGTATGGGATTGTTATTTATGGAATCTGTGCTGCAAAGGGATTATAGTGTCGTAACATCTGTTGTCTTGTTATTTGGAATCGCATCTATTTTAGGCGCCTTATTATCAGATATTATTTTAAGTCTCGTAGATCCGCGTATTCGAATTAAATAA
- a CDS encoding ABC transporter ATP-binding protein gives MALLEVNDLKVHFPIRGGILNRKIGAIKAVDSVSFSIERGKTYGLVGESGSGKTTTGKAIIGLNHITSGTVKFDGVDLAGFKSKKSDIRKDIQMIFQDPYSSLNGRKRVLDIVAEPLRNFENLTKTEEKKRVQELLEQVGLSPESILKYPHQFSGGQRQRIGIARAIALKPKLIIADEPVSALDVSVQAQVLNFMQDIQKDLNLTYLFISHDLGIVKHMCDEIGIMYKGRYVEAGTKADIFNHPQHIYTKRLVAAIPDINPVNRQQQKVYREEVEKEYQQNYNDYFDQEGLAYTLRHISDSHLVALPQKG, from the coding sequence ATGGCACTTCTTGAAGTAAACGATTTAAAGGTGCATTTTCCCATTCGAGGGGGAATCTTAAATCGTAAAATAGGTGCAATAAAGGCTGTTGATAGCGTGTCTTTTTCCATTGAAAGAGGAAAAACGTATGGTCTTGTAGGAGAGTCTGGTTCTGGAAAAACAACAACCGGAAAAGCGATTATCGGTTTAAATCATATTACTTCAGGAACGGTGAAGTTTGATGGTGTAGATTTAGCAGGCTTTAAATCCAAAAAGTCTGATATTCGTAAAGATATTCAAATGATTTTCCAAGATCCTTATTCTTCATTAAATGGCAGAAAACGAGTACTTGATATTGTTGCAGAGCCGTTGCGAAACTTTGAAAACTTAACGAAAACAGAAGAAAAAAAACGCGTACAAGAATTGCTTGAACAAGTAGGGTTAAGCCCTGAAAGTATTTTAAAATACCCGCATCAATTCTCCGGTGGACAACGGCAACGGATCGGTATTGCAAGAGCAATCGCCTTAAAGCCTAAATTAATTATTGCCGATGAGCCTGTTTCTGCATTAGATGTTTCGGTTCAGGCACAAGTCCTTAACTTTATGCAAGATATTCAAAAGGATTTAAATTTGACGTACTTATTTATAAGCCACGATTTAGGCATTGTAAAGCATATGTGTGATGAGATTGGCATTATGTATAAAGGACGTTACGTGGAAGCGGGTACGAAAGCGGATATTTTTAATCATCCACAACATATTTATACGAAACGCTTAGTAGCAGCTATCCCAGATATTAATCCAGTTAACCGTCAACAGCAAAAAGTATACCGCGAAGAAGTAGAGAAAGAGTATCAGCAAAATTATAATGATTATTTTGATCAAGAAGGTCTAGCGTATACATTACGCCATATATCTGACTCCCATTTAGTAGCTTTACCGCAGAAAGGTTGA
- a CDS encoding ABC transporter ATP-binding protein translates to MSNSILEIKNLKTSFRINDDYYAAVDDVSLSVNKNETLAIVGESGSGKSALAFSIMGLHTKAKIDGSIQFKGEDIVHLSAGKLNKLRGNDMAMIFQDPLTALNPLMTVEDQIAEALLLHNRQLSKTKRKERVIHLLNQVGIPRPEYTCEQYPHQLSGGMRQRVMIAIAIANKPELLIADEPTTALDVTIQAQILGLMNDLKEQMNTGVILITHDLGVVAEMADRVAVMYAGQIVEIADVYTLFQKPLHPYTRSLLNSIPAEDSVHDKLHVIQGIVPSLQNLPREGCRFKARIPWISEDAHEENPELHEITPGHFVRCTCYQQFYFPEEKVEGESSHGTS, encoded by the coding sequence ATGAGTAATAGCATTTTGGAAATTAAAAATCTTAAAACATCGTTTCGTATTAATGATGACTATTATGCCGCTGTGGATGATGTTTCTTTATCTGTTAATAAGAATGAAACATTAGCGATTGTTGGTGAATCAGGCTCTGGAAAAAGCGCCTTAGCATTTTCTATTATGGGATTACATACAAAAGCCAAAATAGATGGAAGCATTCAATTTAAAGGTGAAGATATTGTTCATTTATCAGCTGGGAAATTAAACAAGCTACGAGGCAATGATATGGCGATGATTTTTCAAGACCCGTTAACAGCGTTAAATCCGTTGATGACGGTAGAAGATCAGATCGCGGAAGCTTTATTATTACATAATCGACAACTATCGAAAACAAAACGAAAAGAACGGGTTATTCACTTGTTAAATCAAGTTGGCATCCCTCGTCCAGAGTACACCTGTGAACAGTACCCACATCAATTATCTGGTGGAATGAGGCAACGAGTGATGATTGCCATTGCTATTGCTAATAAGCCAGAACTACTCATTGCTGATGAGCCTACTACAGCGCTTGATGTAACGATTCAAGCCCAAATACTTGGTTTAATGAATGATTTAAAAGAACAAATGAATACAGGTGTTATTTTAATTACCCATGATTTAGGTGTTGTCGCTGAAATGGCGGATCGTGTAGCCGTTATGTATGCAGGGCAAATTGTAGAGATTGCGGATGTTTATACGTTGTTTCAAAAGCCGCTTCATCCATACACGAGATCCCTTTTAAATTCCATTCCGGCTGAAGATAGTGTGCATGACAAACTCCACGTGATTCAAGGAATTGTTCCATCCTTGCAAAATCTTCCGCGAGAAGGGTGTCGATTTAAAGCACGAATTCCGTGGATTAGTGAGGATGCACATGAAGAAAATCCTGAGCTACATGAGATAACACCAGGGCATTTCGTTCGTTGTACCTGTTATCAGCAATTTTATTTTCCGGAAGAAAAGGTAGAGGGGGAATCAAGTCATGGCACTTCTTGA